A stretch of the Hippoglossus hippoglossus isolate fHipHip1 chromosome 1, fHipHip1.pri, whole genome shotgun sequence genome encodes the following:
- the ednraa gene encoding endothelin receptor type Aa gives MGTAALHMLVLMACLAARGMCQINRAQAEKDLGLLAHSTRQSRGTYSTVSPSTGPGLHLRAVGADSQAVGSAFANETVVKTPIKPPMCLQMTSIKGYFKYINTIISVIVFAVGLIGNATLLRIIYRNKCMRNGPNALIASLALGDLIYIFIDIPINVYKLLASRWPFDYSIVGLWLCKLVPFLQKASVGITVLNLCALSVDRYRAVASWSRVQGVGIPLFTVIEIMSIWLLSFILAVPEAMVFDMHTFNYRNQTIHTCMMKPTTDFLTFYKDAKDWWLFGFYFCVPLACTAVFYTLMTSEMLNHRNGSLRIALSEHLKQRREVAKAVFCLVLIFALCWFPLHLSRILKRTVYSQYDKSRCELLSFLLVLDYLGINLATINSCINPIILYFVSKKFKNCFKSCLCCWCYSDNQLSSIGPMNGTSIQCKSPEPNNLYSDRSIRKDSN, from the exons ATGGGCACCGCAGCTCTACATATGTTGGTGCTAATGGCCTGTTTGGCAGCCAGAGGAATGTGCCAGATAAACAGAGCTCAAGCCGAGAAGGACCTGGGCCTCCTCGCCCACTCCACCCGCCAGTCTCGTGGAACCTACAGCACCGTCAGTCCGAGCACGGGCCCGGGGCTCCACCTGCGGGCCGTGGGGGCCGATTCGCAAGCGGTGGGATCTGCCTTTGCCAATGAAACTGTCGTAAAGACGCCGATAAAACCTCCGATGTGCCTGCAAATGACTTCTATTAAGGGCTACTTTAAGTACATCAACACCATAATTTCCGTGATAGTGTTTGCAGTCGGCCTGATCGGCAACGCCACCCTGCTGAGGATTATTTACCGCAATAAGTGCATGAGGAATGGGCCCAATGCCCTGATTGCCAGCCTAGCACTGGGGGACCTCatctacattttcattgataTACCAATCAATGTTTACAAG ctcctggcGTCACGTTGGCCATTTGACTACAGCATTGTCGGCCTGTGGCTGTGCAAGCTGGTGCCCTTCCTGCAGAAAGCCTCTGTGGGCATCACTGTGCTCAACCTGTGCGCCCTCAGCGTGGACAG GTACAGAGCCGTGGCTTCCTGGAGCAGAGTGCAGGGCGTGGGCATCCCTCTGTTCACCGTCATTGAGATCATGTCCATCTGGCTGCTGTCGTTCATCCTGGCGGTACCCGAGGCTATGGTGTTCGACATGCACACCTTCAACTACAGGAATCAAACCATACACACCTGCATGATGAAACCCACAACTGATTTTCTGACG TTTTACAAGGATGCAAAGGACTGGTGGTTGTTTGGCTTCTACTTCTGTGTCCCGCTCGCCTGCACCGCAGTCTTTTACACTCTGATGACCAGCGAGATGCTCAACCACAGGAACGGCAGCCTGCGGATCGCTCTGAGTGAGCACCTCAAACAG AGGAGGGAAGTGGCCAAAGCTGTCTTCTGCCTCGTCCTCAtctttgccctctgctggttcCCACTGCACCTCAGCAGGATCCTAAAGAGGACGGTTTACTCCCAGTATGATAAGTCGCGCTGTGAGCTGCTCAG tttcctgctggtCCTGGATTACCTCGGTATCAACCTTGCAACCATCAACTCCTGCATAAACCCCATTATCCTCTACTTTGTGAGCAAGAAGTTTAAAAACTGCTTCAAG TCATGTTTGTGCTGCTGGTGTTACTCTGACAACCAGCTGAGCAGCATCGGACCCATGAACGGCACCAGTATCCAGTGTAAGAGCCCCGAGCCCAACAACCTGTACAGCGACCGCAGCATCAGGAAAGACAGCAACTGA